From the Streptomyces sp. KMM 9044 genome, one window contains:
- a CDS encoding phage holin family protein — protein MRDGHSHDEHSVGELVGQATEQVSRLVRQEVALAKVELAEKGRRAGIGGGMLGGAGAFAYAGLLAAAFTGGAALSLVLPVWAAALVITAVLFVIAGALAMAGRGQLRKATPAAPEQALGSVKADVEEIKERAHR, from the coding sequence GTGCGTGACGGCCACAGCCATGACGAGCACAGCGTGGGCGAACTCGTCGGACAGGCCACCGAGCAGGTCTCCCGGCTGGTACGGCAGGAAGTGGCCCTGGCCAAGGTGGAGCTGGCCGAGAAGGGCCGCCGGGCCGGAATCGGCGGTGGCATGCTGGGCGGCGCGGGCGCCTTCGCCTACGCGGGCCTGCTCGCGGCGGCCTTCACCGGGGGTGCCGCGCTCTCCCTCGTCCTGCCGGTGTGGGCGGCGGCGCTGGTCATCACGGCCGTGCTGTTCGTGATCGCGGGTGCGCTGGCCATGGCCGGACGCGGCCAGCTGCGGAAGGCCACGCCGGCGGCCCCGGAGCAGGCGCTGGGCAGTGTGAAGGCCGACGTGGAGGAGATCAAGGAAAGGGCACACCGATGA
- a CDS encoding DUF3618 domain-containing protein, with the protein MTRDVNGVNAPAKTAGSGSGAHIEAGVEQDAARGVKGPDELRREIERTRHELGDTVEQLAGKMDVRGNAMARVEDLRDKAGAMTVQLRSNATQARRAGTRKPWPVMVAGGTVAGLAATAVLRRRGTH; encoded by the coding sequence ATGACGCGGGACGTGAACGGCGTGAACGCGCCTGCGAAGACGGCCGGTTCCGGTTCCGGGGCCCACATCGAGGCCGGGGTCGAGCAGGATGCCGCCCGCGGGGTCAAGGGGCCGGACGAGCTGCGGCGGGAGATCGAGCGGACGCGGCACGAACTCGGCGACACGGTGGAGCAGCTGGCCGGGAAGATGGACGTCAGGGGGAACGCGATGGCCCGCGTGGAGGACCTGCGCGACAAGGCCGGGGCGATGACCGTGCAACTGCGGAGCAACGCCACGCAGGCCCGGCGGGCCGGGACACGCAAGCCGTGGCCGGTGATGGTCGCCGGCGGGACGGTGGCCGGACTGGCGGCGACGGCGGTACTGCGGCGGCGCGGGACGCACTGA
- a CDS encoding endonuclease/exonuclease/phosphatase family protein: MPSKSSTRFAALTVAAVCAASTIVLTSPAHAESVRIHDIQGNTRMSPYAGRQVTDVAGIVTGIRTYGSSRGFWIQDPTPDADPATSEGVFVYTGSTPQGVAVGDAVTVSGTVTEYVPGGTASGNQALTEITRATFTVVSSGNPVPAATRIDARSVPAAYTPAGDTAANGSVNALPLRPGRYALDFYESLEGMNVQVSDTRVVGATDPYTELWVTVKPRENRNHRGGTVYGSYGAQNTGRLQIQSLGRAADFPDADVGDTLAGTTAGPLDFSQYGGYTLVAGQLGTLESGNLRRESTRAQRSGELAVATYNVENLDPSDDTFAAHAEAIVDNLKSPDIVSLEEIQDNNGATDDGTVAADLTVAKLIDAIEAAGGPRYDWRGIDPADKTDGGEPGGNIRLVFLFNPERVSFTDRAGGDATTATGVTKVRGKAALTVSPGRVAPESEAFEDSRKPLAGEFVFRGRTVVVVANHFASKGGDQALTSQYQPPSRGSETQRHLQAKEVHDFTAKILAAQKNADVVVLGDINDFEFSATTRILEGRGTLWSAVRSLPRSERYSYVYQGSSQVLDQILISPSIRRGGAFTYDSVHLNSEFHDQISDHDPQILRFRP, from the coding sequence TTGCCGAGCAAGTCGTCCACGCGCTTCGCCGCGCTCACCGTCGCCGCCGTGTGCGCGGCGTCCACGATCGTCCTCACCTCGCCCGCGCACGCGGAGTCCGTGCGCATCCACGACATCCAGGGCAACACCCGGATGTCTCCATACGCCGGGCGGCAGGTCACCGATGTGGCCGGAATCGTCACTGGCATCCGCACCTACGGCTCGTCCCGCGGATTCTGGATCCAGGATCCGACTCCGGACGCCGATCCGGCCACCAGCGAGGGCGTCTTCGTCTACACGGGTTCGACCCCGCAGGGAGTCGCCGTCGGCGATGCCGTCACGGTCTCCGGCACGGTCACGGAGTACGTCCCCGGCGGCACGGCCTCCGGCAACCAGGCGCTGACGGAGATCACCCGCGCCACGTTCACCGTCGTCTCCAGCGGCAACCCGGTCCCGGCCGCCACCAGGATCGATGCCAGATCCGTCCCCGCCGCCTACACCCCGGCCGGGGACACCGCGGCGAACGGCTCGGTCAACGCCCTGCCGCTGCGCCCGGGCCGCTACGCCCTGGACTTCTACGAGTCCCTCGAGGGAATGAACGTCCAGGTCTCCGACACCCGCGTGGTCGGTGCCACCGACCCGTACACCGAGCTCTGGGTCACGGTGAAGCCGCGGGAGAACCGCAACCACCGCGGCGGCACGGTCTACGGCTCCTACGGCGCCCAGAACACCGGGCGTCTGCAGATCCAGTCCCTGGGGCGGGCCGCGGACTTCCCCGACGCCGACGTCGGCGACACCCTCGCCGGCACCACCGCGGGGCCGCTGGACTTCAGCCAGTACGGCGGCTACACACTGGTGGCCGGCCAACTCGGCACGCTCGAGAGCGGGAACCTGCGGCGCGAGTCGACGCGCGCGCAGCGCTCCGGCGAGCTGGCGGTCGCCACGTACAACGTGGAGAACCTCGACCCGTCCGACGACACGTTCGCCGCGCACGCCGAGGCGATCGTGGACAACCTGAAGTCGCCCGACATCGTGTCCCTGGAGGAGATCCAGGACAACAACGGTGCCACCGACGACGGCACGGTCGCCGCCGACCTGACGGTGGCGAAGCTGATCGACGCGATCGAGGCGGCGGGCGGACCGCGCTACGACTGGCGCGGGATCGACCCTGCCGACAAGACCGACGGCGGCGAGCCGGGCGGCAACATCCGCCTGGTGTTCCTCTTCAACCCGGAGCGGGTCTCCTTCACCGACCGCGCGGGCGGCGACGCCACGACGGCCACCGGCGTCACCAAGGTGCGCGGCAAGGCGGCCCTGACGGTCTCCCCCGGCCGCGTCGCCCCGGAGTCCGAGGCGTTCGAGGACAGCCGCAAACCGCTGGCCGGCGAGTTCGTCTTCCGCGGCCGCACGGTGGTCGTGGTCGCCAACCACTTCGCCTCCAAGGGCGGCGACCAGGCCCTGACGTCGCAGTACCAGCCGCCGTCGCGCGGCTCGGAGACGCAGCGCCACCTCCAGGCGAAGGAGGTCCACGACTTCACCGCGAAGATCCTCGCCGCCCAGAAGAACGCGGACGTCGTCGTCCTCGGCGACATCAACGACTTCGAGTTCTCCGCGACGACGAGGATCCTCGAGGGCCGGGGCACTCTCTGGTCGGCGGTCAGGTCCCTGCCGAGGAGCGAGCGTTACTCGTACGTCTACCAGGGCAGCAGTCAGGTCCTGGACCAGATCCTGATCAGCCCGTCGATCCGCCGCGGCGGGGCGTTCACGTACGACAGCGTGCACCTCAACAGCGAGTTCCACGACCAGATCAGCGACCACGACCCGCAGATCCTGCGCTTCCGTCCGTAG
- a CDS encoding PhoX family protein, with protein MSLTRRDFARTSAVAGAGVALVGSVGALASAPGALASHDAESAGEEREAARPPHPTVGYGPLVPDPAGILALPAGFTYRTLTYTGRTRLESGEYTPSHHDGTAAFDGPRGTTLLVNNHEIDGPRDEAEHPVPLTEGLVYDPGAPGGCTVVEVRPDGSVAEWVGIAGTANNCAGGSTPWGTWLTCEENSDRAGENGMTRDHGYVFEVDPADRRVNRDPKPLKFFGRYDHEAVVIDPRRGHAYLTEDADEPNGLFFRWTPPKDFRHGPGRFRTLADDAGVLQAPKCYDSGGRFVDDFSRATRTGTVYGVDWVDVPDRDARTLSVREQFGAGEITRGRKLEGMWWGDGGAYFVSSYAREESPGRHDGQVWFYDPRRRTVTLKVLLGVNPDPSEDGAFDGPDNITVSPYGGLVIAEDGDGVQHLFGATDSGRTYPIARNDLNIGTEQDPEFGEFTGVTFSSDGKTLYANIQEPGIMLAVTGPWKRQKRG; from the coding sequence ATGTCGCTCACCCGCAGGGACTTCGCCAGGACATCCGCGGTCGCCGGTGCCGGTGTCGCACTGGTGGGCAGCGTAGGCGCTCTCGCCTCCGCGCCGGGTGCCCTCGCGTCCCACGACGCCGAGAGCGCGGGTGAGGAGCGGGAGGCGGCCCGGCCGCCCCACCCCACGGTCGGCTACGGCCCCCTGGTCCCGGACCCGGCCGGCATCCTCGCCCTGCCGGCCGGCTTCACCTACCGCACCCTCACGTACACCGGGAGGACCCGGCTGGAGTCCGGCGAGTACACCCCCTCCCACCACGACGGCACCGCCGCCTTCGACGGGCCCCGCGGCACCACCCTGCTGGTCAACAACCACGAGATCGACGGTCCGCGCGACGAGGCGGAGCACCCGGTCCCGCTCACCGAAGGGCTCGTCTACGACCCGGGCGCGCCCGGCGGCTGCACGGTCGTCGAGGTGCGCCCCGACGGCAGCGTCGCCGAGTGGGTCGGCATCGCGGGCACCGCCAACAACTGCGCGGGCGGCAGCACCCCCTGGGGCACCTGGCTCACCTGCGAGGAGAACTCCGACCGGGCCGGCGAGAACGGCATGACCAGGGACCACGGCTACGTCTTCGAGGTCGACCCCGCCGACCGGCGCGTCAACCGCGACCCCAAGCCCCTCAAGTTCTTCGGCCGGTACGACCACGAGGCCGTCGTCATCGACCCCAGGCGCGGCCACGCCTACCTCACCGAGGACGCCGACGAGCCCAACGGCCTGTTCTTCCGCTGGACCCCGCCGAAGGACTTCCGCCACGGCCCCGGCAGGTTCCGCACCCTCGCGGACGATGCGGGCGTCCTCCAGGCGCCCAAGTGCTACGACTCCGGCGGCCGGTTCGTCGACGACTTCTCCCGCGCCACCCGGACCGGCACGGTGTACGGCGTCGACTGGGTGGACGTGCCCGACCGCGACGCGCGGACCCTCTCCGTGCGCGAGCAGTTCGGGGCCGGCGAGATCACCCGAGGCCGCAAGCTGGAGGGCATGTGGTGGGGCGACGGCGGAGCGTACTTCGTCTCCTCGTACGCCCGTGAGGAGAGTCCCGGCCGGCACGACGGGCAGGTCTGGTTCTACGACCCGCGGCGCCGCACCGTGACCCTCAAGGTCCTGCTCGGCGTGAACCCGGACCCTTCCGAGGACGGCGCCTTCGACGGCCCCGACAACATCACCGTCTCTCCGTACGGCGGCCTGGTCATCGCCGAGGACGGCGACGGCGTGCAGCACCTGTTCGGCGCCACCGACAGCGGACGCACCTACCCCATCGCCCGCAACGACCTGAACATCGGCACCGAACAGGATCCGGAGTTCGGCGAGTTCACCGGCGTCACCTTCTCGTCCGACGGGAAGACCCTGTACGCCAACATCCAGGAACCGGGCATCATGCTCGCCGTCACGGGCCCCTGGAAGCGCCAGAAGCGCGGCTGA
- a CDS encoding TetR/AcrR family transcriptional regulator, with translation MAQVRAMRADARRNHARLLEVAVEAFAAYGEGASLDDIARRAGVGSGTLYRHFPTRRALLEAAYVDRIDAIAARADELAERLPPGEALTEWLHELGTGMIRIRGLRALLGSAVGGDGGPSGDTTDCCEPLKGAVARLVGAAQDAGTLRRDIEPVDVLRLAHGVATASGLADGEGKHIRRYLGLLTEGLRPQQP, from the coding sequence ATGGCGCAGGTCAGGGCCATGCGGGCGGACGCCAGGCGCAATCACGCGCGGCTGCTGGAAGTGGCCGTCGAGGCGTTCGCCGCCTACGGCGAGGGCGCCTCGCTCGACGACATAGCCAGGCGGGCAGGGGTCGGCTCCGGCACGCTCTACCGGCACTTCCCCACGCGCCGGGCGCTGCTGGAGGCCGCCTACGTCGACCGCATCGACGCGATCGCCGCGCGCGCCGACGAACTCGCCGAACGGCTGCCGCCCGGCGAGGCGCTGACCGAGTGGCTGCACGAACTCGGCACCGGGATGATCCGGATCCGAGGTCTGCGGGCACTGCTGGGCTCCGCCGTCGGTGGCGACGGTGGTCCGTCCGGCGACACCACCGACTGCTGCGAGCCCTTGAAGGGCGCGGTGGCGCGGCTGGTCGGCGCGGCTCAGGACGCGGGGACGCTGCGCCGGGACATCGAGCCGGTCGACGTGCTGCGCCTGGCCCACGGGGTCGCCACGGCCTCCGGACTGGCGGACGGGGAGGGGAAGCACATCCGCCGGTACCTGGGGCTGCTGACAGAGGGCTTGCGGCCGCAGCAGCCGTAG
- a CDS encoding TerD family protein, which produces MTPGSNIPLPTARVTVDVAAPVRLDVSGLLLTADGKVRSDDDFVFYNQPAGPGVAYRSGGGSAPDAITIDTTAVPPGIEKIVVTASPDARGQTFRGIEPTATIRSADDSAVLATFTPPRLGDETALVIVEVYLRHGAWKARAVGQGYSNGLAGIATDFGVTVEEPAAPAQPAAPAQPATPPPPAPPAPSMAAPQAPPAPAAPPAPPAAAPGTGKINLDKGRVSLQKNQTVSLMKGGRPLLSQVRMGLGWEPAYRGKDIDLDASVIAYGPQRNHIDSCYFGKLQIVNGAIKHSGDNLTGEGGGDDETITVDLGRLPQDVSGLVFTVNSFSGQKFTEVAKAYCRLLDAATGEELVRFDLTSAESQTGVMMAKLIRQFSGEWEMTAMGDFVKSRTVRGMVKPAAQAL; this is translated from the coding sequence ATGACCCCTGGCTCGAACATCCCTCTTCCCACCGCCCGCGTGACGGTGGACGTCGCCGCCCCGGTGCGGCTCGACGTATCGGGCCTGCTGCTCACCGCCGACGGCAAGGTGCGCTCCGACGACGACTTCGTCTTCTACAACCAGCCCGCGGGCCCCGGCGTGGCCTACCGCTCCGGCGGCGGCAGCGCTCCGGACGCCATCACGATCGACACCACGGCCGTCCCGCCCGGCATCGAGAAGATCGTCGTCACCGCGAGCCCCGACGCCCGGGGCCAGACGTTCCGGGGCATCGAACCGACCGCCACCATCCGGAGCGCGGACGACAGCGCGGTCCTGGCCACCTTCACTCCCCCGCGCCTCGGCGACGAGACCGCCCTGGTGATCGTCGAGGTCTACCTGCGCCACGGGGCCTGGAAGGCCCGCGCGGTCGGGCAGGGCTACTCCAACGGCCTGGCCGGCATCGCGACCGACTTCGGCGTCACGGTCGAGGAACCGGCCGCACCCGCCCAGCCCGCCGCTCCGGCGCAGCCGGCCACTCCCCCTCCGCCGGCCCCCCCGGCCCCGTCGATGGCCGCCCCGCAGGCTCCGCCCGCCCCCGCCGCACCCCCGGCGCCTCCCGCCGCCGCGCCGGGCACCGGGAAGATCAACCTGGACAAGGGCCGGGTCAGCCTCCAGAAGAACCAGACCGTCTCCCTGATGAAAGGCGGCCGGCCGCTGCTCTCGCAGGTCCGGATGGGCCTCGGCTGGGAACCCGCGTACCGGGGCAAGGACATCGATCTCGACGCCTCGGTCATCGCCTACGGCCCGCAGCGCAACCACATCGACAGCTGCTACTTCGGCAAGCTCCAGATCGTGAACGGCGCGATCAAGCACTCCGGCGACAACCTCACGGGCGAGGGCGGCGGGGACGACGAGACGATCACGGTCGACCTCGGCCGTCTCCCCCAGGACGTCTCCGGCCTGGTCTTCACGGTGAACTCGTTCTCCGGCCAGAAGTTCACCGAGGTCGCCAAGGCCTACTGCCGCCTCCTGGACGCCGCCACCGGCGAGGAACTGGTGCGCTTCGACCTCACCTCCGCCGAATCGCAGACGGGCGTGATGATGGCGAAGCTGATCCGTCAGTTCTCCGGCGAGTGGGAGATGACCGCGATGGGCGACTTCGTGAAGTCCCGCACGGTCAGGGGCATGGTCAAGCCGGCCGCCCAGGCACTGTAG
- a CDS encoding zinc-dependent alcohol dehydrogenase family protein, which translates to MKAAVIESAGKAVVAEVPDPTPGPREVVVEVAACGLCGTDLHILQGEFAPTLPIVPGHEFAGEVVGVGSLVTEVALGDQVAVDPSLYCYECRYCRTGHNNLCERWAAIGVTTAGGAAQYAVAPVANCVKLPEHVRTQDAALIEPLSCAVRGYDVLQSRLGAHVLVYGSGTMGLIMLELAKRTGAASVDMVDLNPARLETARRLGVSASAANPDELDRPQGWDLVIDATGNAAAIQDGLDRVSKAGTFLQFGVADYATRVTIDPYRIYNREITITGSMAVLHSYERAAELFANGVLDPEVFISDRIPLDQYPQALEQFAAGVGRKIVVVP; encoded by the coding sequence ATGAAGGCCGCCGTCATCGAGTCCGCGGGCAAGGCCGTCGTCGCCGAGGTCCCGGACCCGACGCCAGGGCCCCGCGAGGTGGTCGTCGAGGTCGCGGCCTGCGGACTGTGCGGCACGGACCTGCACATCCTGCAGGGCGAGTTCGCTCCCACACTGCCGATCGTGCCGGGACACGAGTTCGCCGGCGAGGTGGTCGGCGTCGGCTCCCTGGTCACCGAGGTGGCGCTCGGCGACCAGGTCGCCGTGGACCCCTCCCTGTACTGCTACGAGTGCCGCTACTGCCGTACCGGCCACAACAACCTGTGCGAGCGCTGGGCGGCGATCGGTGTCACCACGGCGGGCGGGGCCGCCCAGTACGCGGTGGCCCCGGTGGCCAACTGCGTCAAGCTGCCCGAGCACGTCCGTACCCAGGACGCGGCCCTGATCGAGCCGCTCTCCTGCGCGGTGCGCGGCTACGACGTCCTGCAGTCCCGCCTCGGCGCGCACGTCCTGGTCTACGGCTCCGGAACCATGGGCCTGATCATGCTGGAGCTGGCCAAGCGGACCGGCGCGGCGAGCGTGGACATGGTGGATCTGAACCCGGCCCGACTGGAGACCGCCCGGCGGCTGGGCGTCTCCGCCTCGGCGGCGAACCCGGACGAACTGGACCGCCCCCAGGGCTGGGACCTCGTCATCGACGCCACGGGCAACGCGGCGGCGATCCAGGACGGCCTGGACCGGGTGTCCAAGGCGGGCACCTTCCTGCAGTTCGGCGTCGCGGACTACGCGACCCGCGTGACGATCGACCCGTACCGCATCTACAACCGGGAAATCACGATCACGGGGTCGATGGCGGTGCTGCACAGCTACGAGCGAGCGGCGGAACTCTTCGCGAACGGCGTGCTGGACCCCGAGGTCTTCATCAGCGACCGCATCCCACTGGACCAGTACCCGCAGGCGCTGGAGCAGTTCGCGGCGGGGGTCGGCAGGAAGATCGTGGTCGTGCCGTAA
- a CDS encoding carbohydrate ABC transporter permease: MSTIAAPDRGRPRTRIRKGAGLGLVAWLAGIVFFLPIAWMALTSFHSEEDAATNPPSFTAALTLDGYREFFGAGGGASPWPSLINSTVASVASMVLVLLLALPAAYALSIRPVKRWTDVLFFFLSTKMLPVVAGLLPIYLFAKNAGMLDNIWLLVLLYTSMNLPIAVWMMHSFLSEIPVAVIEAAQIDGARLPTVLTRIIAPMALPGIAATALICFIFSWNELLFARVLTGVVAETAPVFLTGFITSQGLFLAKVCAASLVISLPVLAAGFAAQDKLVQGLSLGAVK; this comes from the coding sequence ATGAGCACCATCGCTGCACCCGACCGCGGCCGGCCGCGGACCCGGATCCGCAAGGGAGCGGGGCTCGGCCTGGTGGCCTGGCTGGCCGGCATCGTCTTCTTCCTGCCGATCGCATGGATGGCGCTGACGTCCTTCCACTCCGAGGAGGACGCGGCCACCAACCCGCCGTCGTTCACCGCCGCCCTCACCCTGGACGGCTACCGGGAGTTCTTCGGCGCGGGCGGCGGCGCGAGTCCCTGGCCGTCGCTGATCAACTCGACGGTGGCGTCCGTGGCGTCGATGGTCCTGGTCCTGCTGCTCGCCCTCCCGGCTGCGTACGCCCTGTCCATCCGGCCGGTGAAGCGGTGGACGGACGTCCTGTTCTTCTTCCTCTCCACCAAGATGCTGCCGGTCGTGGCGGGCCTGCTGCCGATCTACCTGTTCGCCAAGAACGCCGGGATGCTCGACAACATCTGGCTGCTCGTCCTGCTCTACACCTCCATGAACCTGCCGATCGCCGTGTGGATGATGCACTCGTTCCTCTCGGAGATACCGGTCGCGGTGATCGAGGCCGCCCAGATCGACGGCGCCCGGCTGCCGACGGTGCTGACCCGCATCATCGCCCCGATGGCGCTGCCCGGCATCGCGGCGACGGCCCTGATCTGCTTCATCTTCAGCTGGAACGAACTGCTGTTCGCCCGGGTCCTGACGGGCGTGGTCGCCGAGACCGCCCCCGTCTTCCTGACCGGCTTCATCACCAGCCAGGGCCTGTTCCTGGCCAAGGTGTGCGCCGCGTCGCTCGTCATCTCCCTGCCGGTGCTCGCCGCGGGGTTCGCCGCCCAGGACAAACTCGTCCAGGGCCTGTCGCTGGGAGCCGTGAAATGA
- a CDS encoding carbohydrate ABC transporter permease, whose amino-acid sequence MTATTTAPVAAPDLRPGGGRRSDRLRGWATRAPLLPALIFMIAVTQLPFVATLVISFFDWNSLYPDAREFAGLANYGEVLGDSDLRQSVWTTILLTVAVVLTSLVLGLLLALLLDRKFRGRGIVRTLLIAPFLVVPVAAALLWKHVLYNPEYGLFNGLLHYVGGPQPDWISDTPLLAVEAALVWQWTPFMMLILLAGLQSRDQEQIEAARVDGAGDWQIFRHLTLPHLRRYLELGALLGSIYIVQNFDAVFTITSGGLGTANLPYTVYQTFYQAHENGLASAAGVLVVIGSIIIATFALRVVSSLFREEASRA is encoded by the coding sequence ATGACCGCCACGACAACGGCCCCCGTGGCCGCCCCGGACCTCCGCCCCGGCGGCGGACGGCGCTCCGACCGCCTGCGCGGCTGGGCCACCCGGGCCCCGCTCCTGCCCGCCCTGATCTTCATGATCGCGGTGACCCAGCTGCCCTTCGTGGCGACGCTGGTGATCTCCTTCTTCGACTGGAACTCCCTCTACCCCGACGCCCGGGAGTTCGCCGGCCTCGCGAACTACGGGGAGGTCCTCGGCGACTCCGACCTGCGCCAGTCGGTGTGGACGACGATCCTGCTGACAGTGGCGGTCGTCCTCACCAGCCTGGTCCTCGGACTGCTCCTCGCCCTGCTCCTTGACCGGAAGTTCCGCGGCCGGGGCATCGTCCGCACCCTGCTCATCGCCCCGTTCCTGGTGGTGCCGGTGGCGGCGGCCCTGCTGTGGAAGCACGTCCTCTACAACCCCGAGTACGGCCTGTTCAACGGCCTGCTGCACTACGTCGGCGGCCCGCAGCCCGACTGGATCTCCGACACGCCGCTGCTCGCGGTGGAGGCCGCGCTGGTGTGGCAGTGGACGCCGTTCATGATGCTGATCCTGCTCGCCGGCCTGCAGAGCCGGGACCAGGAGCAGATCGAGGCGGCCCGGGTGGACGGCGCCGGCGACTGGCAGATCTTCCGCCACCTGACCCTGCCCCACCTGCGCCGCTATCTCGAACTGGGCGCCCTGCTCGGGTCGATCTACATCGTGCAGAACTTCGACGCGGTCTTCACGATCACGTCCGGCGGCCTGGGCACCGCCAACCTCCCGTACACCGTGTACCAGACCTTCTACCAGGCCCACGAGAACGGTCTGGCCTCGGCCGCCGGTGTCCTGGTGGTCATCGGCTCGATCATCATCGCGACCTTCGCCCTGCGCGTCGTGTCGTCCCTGTTCCGCGAGGAGGCGTCCCGCGCATGA
- a CDS encoding ABC transporter substrate-binding protein, translating into MRTQSRRRPPRATLAAVAAGTLLAPLLSGCWVGAGGAGSGGDAINVLMVNNPQMVELQKLTAAHFTKETGIRVNFTVLPENDVRDKISQDFANQAGQYDVATLSNYEIPIYARNGWLKEMDSYVDEDPDYDEQDVLKPMRQSLTGDDDKLYGQPFYGESSFLMYRKDLLEREGLTMPSNPTWQEVGEIAAKLDGAEPGMKGICLRGLPGWGEVMAPLTTVVNTFGGTWFDEDWNARLDSPEWQQAVKFYVDLVREHGEAGAAQSGFAECLNNTTQGKTAMWYDATSAAGSLESANSPVRGRMGYAPAPVEKTESAGWLYTWAWGIQNASRNPDNAWKFVSWASSKEYEQLVGDEIGWSNVPAGKRASTYENPDYRAEASAFQEMTRKAIEQARPDDPGVQPRPAPGIQFVGIPEFTDLGTQVSQEISAAIAGRQSVESALKKSQQLAEEISEEYEGR; encoded by the coding sequence ATGCGAACCCAGAGCCGTCGGAGGCCGCCGCGAGCCACACTCGCCGCGGTCGCCGCAGGGACGCTGCTCGCCCCGCTGCTCTCCGGCTGCTGGGTCGGAGCAGGCGGGGCCGGATCAGGCGGTGATGCCATCAATGTCCTGATGGTCAACAACCCCCAGATGGTGGAGCTGCAGAAGCTCACCGCCGCGCACTTCACCAAGGAGACCGGCATCAGGGTGAACTTCACCGTGCTGCCGGAGAACGACGTCCGCGACAAGATCAGCCAGGACTTCGCCAACCAGGCCGGCCAGTACGACGTCGCCACCCTGTCCAACTACGAGATCCCGATCTACGCCCGCAACGGCTGGCTCAAGGAGATGGACTCCTACGTCGACGAGGACCCCGACTACGACGAGCAGGACGTCCTCAAGCCGATGCGCCAGTCCCTCACCGGGGACGACGACAAGCTCTACGGCCAGCCCTTCTACGGCGAGTCGTCGTTCCTGATGTACCGCAAGGACCTCCTCGAGCGGGAGGGCCTGACGATGCCCTCCAACCCCACCTGGCAGGAGGTGGGCGAGATCGCGGCGAAGCTCGACGGGGCCGAGCCCGGCATGAAGGGCATCTGCCTGCGCGGTCTGCCCGGCTGGGGCGAGGTCATGGCACCGCTGACGACCGTGGTGAACACCTTCGGCGGGACCTGGTTCGACGAGGACTGGAACGCCCGCCTGGACTCCCCGGAGTGGCAGCAGGCGGTGAAGTTCTATGTCGACCTGGTGCGCGAGCACGGCGAGGCCGGCGCCGCCCAGTCCGGCTTCGCCGAGTGCCTGAACAACACCACCCAGGGCAAGACCGCGATGTGGTACGACGCCACGTCCGCGGCTGGCTCCCTGGAGTCCGCCAACTCCCCCGTCAGGGGCAGGATGGGCTACGCCCCCGCCCCCGTGGAGAAGACGGAGTCGGCCGGCTGGCTCTACACCTGGGCCTGGGGCATCCAGAACGCCTCCCGGAACCCGGACAACGCCTGGAAGTTCGTCTCGTGGGCCTCCAGCAAGGAGTACGAGCAGCTGGTCGGCGACGAGATCGGCTGGTCCAACGTCCCGGCCGGCAAGCGCGCCTCCACCTACGAGAACCCGGACTACCGCGCGGAGGCCTCGGCCTTCCAGGAGATGACCAGGAAGGCCATCGAGCAGGCCCGCCCGGACGACCCGGGCGTGCAGCCGCGGCCCGCGCCCGGCATCCAGTTCGTCGGCATCCCCGAGTTCACGGACCTCGGCACCCAGGTCTCCCAGGAGATCAGCGCGGCCATCGCCGGACGCCAGTCCGTCGAGTCGGCCCTGAAGAAGTCCCAGCAGCTCGCCGAAGAGATCTCAGAGGAGTACGAGGGCCGATGA